In Lolium rigidum isolate FL_2022 chromosome 7, APGP_CSIRO_Lrig_0.1, whole genome shotgun sequence, the DNA window GGTTTGAGCATCGGTGCCATGGTCGTACAGCCTTGAGAGGCCGAAGTCACCTAGGCGGCCGTTCATTTCTTTGTCGAGGAGTACGTTGCTTGCTTTGACATCCCGGTGAATGACAACTTTCTCCCACTTCTCATGAAGGTACAGCAATCCAGATGCAACGCCTTTGATGATCTGAAACCTGTGAGCCCAGCTCAGTACTGGTTTGCCCAATTCGTAGTGCAGGTATTTATCAAGACTACCATTTGGCATATATCCGTACACCAACAGAAGTTCGCCTTTTCTCCTGCAATAACCAAGTAACTCCACTACGTTACGATGTCGGATGTGACCAATACTGACAACCTCAGCGACAAACTCTTTTATGCCCTGTCTTGACTCGTGCGGCACCCTCTTCACTGCAATCTCCAGTCTGGATGTCTGAAGCACTCCTTTATACACCTTGCTGAACCCACCCACGCCGAGTAGGTGCTTTTCGCTGAATCCATCTGTTGCATGGTACAAATCCTTGTAGGAGAATCGATGCGGTCCAAGCTCAACCTCCCAATCTTCTCGTAGCTCGGCATACCTCAATCTCTTTCGCAGAAATAGAACTGCAACAATTCCCAGAGCAAGGAGGAATGTTGCAACAGCTACTGGTGTCAGGATTTCTTGAACCTTGGATCTTGGCTTGGAGTCAAGGCGAGGCATCTTCGGCAGCTTAGCGATGTTGACAGGCGGAGCAGGTTGGTTGATGCCAAAGCTCCAGCCAAGAATGTAGTGCCGAGAGTTGATCGGGCCAGTCGCAGAAGAGAAACCGATGTACGCTTGCTCCGTTAGCACACCGAAGAGGTTGTACATGGCAGAGACAAGTGGCCTTGCTGGTTTAGACATCTTGACGGGAGCAATGGTGACGTCGATCTGTGCGATCTCTTCGGTGTAATCCACCCACACCTGCATCACGTCTCCGCTGATGAGGCTCATGCTCTGGAATCTTTCATTCTCGCTGTTGATATAGTAGCCAGCAGCATGCGACCGCACGGAGCGGAGACCATTGATGTTCACACCGATGTGGTTGTTGTCGATGTCTTCGAACTCGATGTTCTGCATGGTGTCGAGCTCGGCGGCAAAGATGTGGTTGCTAGCGTTGCCGTTGTTGTCAATGTTGGCGAGACCCATGTACTGGCCGGCAAGCGTGCTGGTGAAATTCTTGCTCGGCGCAACCACTAAAGCGATGCCATGGCAGCTCAGGTTGGGGTAGGCGGTGATGATTCCGAACACGAAGGAGGCAGAGAAGGACTTCACCGAGCCTCCGGGAAATCTGCTGAGGCGGAATGGAGCCAGGAAGAATGCGTGGCCTTTGAGCTGCACTGTACCATTGGTCAGTTCAAGAAGGCCTTCCGGCGTGGTACAGGTACCAAGTCAAGCGACGTATAAGTTATTCTTACTAGTTTGTGGCGGAAATTCAGTTCAGCTCCCGGTGTATATGCTCCCACTACcaaaaagttatatttcgaaatggtgacaaaattttgataaaaaatactacatgttcatctccataatatatgtgcgttcgtcaagttttgcgaggaaccaatattttttgtggtctacgtAAAAAAGAGAGAATTTTCTTTTGAAAAGacttatttttagcattgaattttttcttttttacacacgccacatgacaagtcaatttttcatgaaacgactttgtgagcacgtagcacgtgcaaatttttcgtttcaattttttaaaatttcagtATGTGTGTaaaatgtatttcaaaataaagggggcATATGTtctcatgtgccaaaacaccattcttcTCATTTTAAATACgctttcaaaatgttgaaaattttgGACACAAAACTTAATGGGTACATCTCGAAAttctacatgctcacaaagtcgttcaaCGGAAAACTGACATTTTTAGTGTCATGTATAAAAAAGATGAATTTTGGTGTCAAAGAAGGTTGTCTACGTGACATTTCTTTTGGTCTTTTTCACATAAGTCACAAAAAATATCGTTTTTTCACGAAACTTGATGTGCACACATAGAATGTCGATATGTAAGCGTGAAAATTTTCATTTGAATTTTGTTAACATTTCGAAATGTttttttccggtggcaggagcatatgcttccatgtGCTGAATTGAGTTTCGGCAGCTAACATGTGTTCCGCTGAATTTGTGTTGTATGTGCTGCCAGAAAATAGGAGACTAAGTTATCGCCCTGTCAAACTTACTCTTTGATCTGTTTTCGTTTTATAGCTAGGAAATGATTTTTATGATTTTATGCCGATTTATAATGATGAAATACGTGCTTGACGGAACAATATTTAGCTTACATGTGGTGTTTATCCTCCTGTACAACTATATTTCAGTTTCTCTAGAGTACTCGACAGTCAAATTTGACTGGTCAATGTCATAGTACTGCCTAAAAGTTCTTGGACTCTCGTATCCACTGTCCAGAGTCTTGTCTTAATCGTGTACAGTCATTGAATGCTGGCATCATTTTCTTCGCTCAATCATGTAAGAAATGTGACTTAAATGTTTTTTCAGTCAGAAGAAACATGGTCTTTGGTCTTACCTTTTATACACATTATGTCAGCATGTGCACATGTGGTAAAACTAGACATCGCTATCAATAAGAATAACTtcctcaaaaaaataaaaaataccaaTGCATATCAAGTTTCGTAGAGAATACCACTGGAATAGCTTAATGTCCGGCTCCACTCCCAAGTATCCCTCACAGATAGCTTGGAAGTTGGCAAGAACTCTGTAGCtattggggcagatgttgtgcggTTGAAGCCCGTACTTGTCCAGCACTAAGAAGAAGTTAGAAGGCGGAAGAGATAGGGCTCAATCCAGACGTGGCACATAACTATATATCCAGGCTGAGGAGCCGGAGCGGCTTCGTGTTCAAAGAACTCGATGATCTCCTTGTTCAAGAAGCCCTCATCGAGTAAAATATACATCTGGCCCGGATACGGGTGGCATGGATACCAGGGCCCTCGAAGGCCCTCGCGATTTCCGACTTTGGAGACTTTGGAGGCCTTCTTCGGCTCCGCCTCTTTCTCCTACATCCTTCTCAATCCCTCTTGCTCCGCCAGAAATTCCTCGTGGATGCTAGAAAATTGGGGAGAATGGGGAGCGTAAGTGGTCGGAGGAGAGAGGATGcaagttggtgccaccattgcagGTTCTTCTTGGGCCGGAGGATCAGATCCAGGCCAGCCCGTGAGTAAAACGGTTGGGATAACTGGCGGAGGGTCATATGGAGAttctggttcatctctctccggcACAAACTGGTGCCAACGTGATCCGACATACCTACACAGTGGAATATATGCTAAGGCCTAGATTGGTGAAACGGCTAAGTGTTGAAACTACTAAAACCACTAGCAATGAAGGGCATATGTTCTACAAGATCTAGAAAATTGAAAATAATCCAAGTTTAATTCTTGCCTAAAGTCTACTAAAGGTTGGTCATCGAGATTCACTGGAACTCCTCCTACGAGCTCGTCGGAGGAACCTACCAGGGAGAGAAGCGCGGTTTCCCGTTGTGGAGGCTTGGCGGCGCACGAGACCGAGGAAGAGGACACGAGCGGCGGCGTTGCCGGTGACTGGGAGGAAGCGGCGGTTGCTTGACGCGCTCCTCCGGGCGATGGCGGTGCGGCGCTGCTCGAAGCTCCCTCAAAGACGATGGCGCGACGGAGCACCGGGAAGCAGCGACACCGACCTAGGTTCGGAGTTCGCCGgtggctcgaggaggaagatgaaggtgGGAGTGGAATGGGTGAGAATGGGGATTTCACAGCCCCGGAGACCTATTTACACCCCAATGCTCTGAGATTCGTGCGATGGATCCGACGGCAAGTAGCCAGAACGGCGAGTCGTTGGATGAtcaacacgtgtcttaggtcatttGCGGTGAAAGCACATCAGAGGTGATTTTACTGTTTAGATTACTGTTAATCAAGAGAGTAATCTTGTGCTGGATTTTCCGCCCTGATTAGTTGGGACTCAGTGAAATTTGGCTTAGGAAGGCGCGCGAACTTTGCAGGTTTAAGGGATGGCGGAAAATAAAGTTTACAACACAAACAAGAAGATTCTCCGACTGACCGAGTGGACTTGATAAGCCGGAGAATGGATTTTGAAGGTTTTTGGAGTCCTTCCAGATTCTATTTGTCTCCGACTCAATTGGATCGAATGAGAGATGCTGGAGATAATGAGGGGgatcttggagaactccgggggctactgttgtgggtatgatTAATGGGTACCCATAGTAGGGCATGTTATCCGGCAAGTCCGGGTGgtccacagatggtggtggtgtcttatggcccaccgggcggcctaGTTGTTGAttgaagatggaagatgtccagcccagtaacaaggagccggatccagccTGACCTACGTAAGGAGTCGtatccatgaaggcccatgaagaaagtcggatgacgacaagttaggaataggtagatccttgacgtgcacaacaaagtaatattccgtagttaggaaaGTTGTATCtaggtaggactctccgtagaaaccctagatccgggcgcctatataagccggatcctgggagccctagaggcagaaccacaactcattataacacgcgcaagcgcccagataattccacacAAGCAACAGTAGGCCCTGCCCTCAGCGTGGTCCGAAGCTAGGTaattcgcgtaccaccgtcccgatggCTCTCCGCCCTTTGGCCCTATCTTCTCCCCCCTTCCGTGAGGATACCTCCTCCAGGTTATTGTCGAATATGCAACGACAGGAGCACATGATGGTTGTGAAGAGAATTCTTCGCTACGTCGCTGGCACGACCCACTATGGTCTTCACTACCGGCAGAAGACAAAGGAAGCACAACTGATTGGTTATATTGATAGTGACCGAGCCGGCAACATTAACACTAGGAAGAGCACGAGTGGCAGTCTATTCTTCCTCGGCAACTGCTTGGTGAGTTGGCAATCTCTCAAGCAGAGAGTGGTTGAGGCAGAGTATGTAGCAGCCACAACTGCAGCAACTCAAGGAATTTGGATGGCTCGACTTCTTGGAGAACTTCAAGGAAGAAAAGCTAAGACAGTTGAGCTAATGGTGGACAGCAAGTCTGCCCTGGCATTAGCTGAAAATCCAGTCTTCCATGAGCGCAACAAACATATTGATATTTGGTATCACTTCATCAGAGATTGCTTGGAAGATGGAAGCATCAAAGCTAGTTTCGTCAATACTTTTGCTTGCTGACATTTTGACAAAATCACTTGGGCGAGTAAAGGTTCAGGAGCTGCGAGCTAGAACTGGAATGGTCCAGATCAATTCAAGCACGAAGAGCAAGGATTAGGGGGGGAATTGTTAGAGTAATCCTTGCTTTGGAGTTAAGTTAGTACCTTCTAGTAGGACTTCCCACACACTACAAGGCTAACAAGTCAAAATGGTAACTTCCAAATTCAGGGAAACCCTGGAACTGAAGAAGTGCAATTCTGAGCCAAATCCGTGTTTCGAGAAGACAAGAGGTTCTGGAACTAGAATAGAGAGTAAAAGGATAGGCTCAGTGTATCAACTGAAGCTGCATGGAAGCTGGTTCTGTTAAATTAGTGCAAAACAGCAAGATATGTTTGTTCTAATCAAGGCTTAGATGATAGAATAGATGATATGCTTTAGATTATTAGATCCTAGTTCTAGCTGTTACAGTTGGGCCCATGGTTGCTGATATCTGGTAGAGTACAGTTTCAAATATCTCTCTATCTAACCTAAAAAAAAATCTCTTTATTGAAGCCACACCGGTTCCATTACCTGAACCTTACTTGAATGCAACCAGGTTGACTGATTGCAAAAGAAACAACAGACAGTTATATATTTTTCTTTTGTGGCCTACTCATTAACACAGCGTCTGCCGATGCATGTTTATTGAAAAATATTTTTGTGCACAGAAGTGCAAAATCATCACTTATTTTGTTCATTTGAAAACATCTATTGgaatcaaggaaaaaaatagcgcgctataacaaaatagcgtgggtctaaaaatacgctattagcatgctatagcgtgctattaacgcgaatagcgcgctatagcgccgaaatagcgtagcgtcggctccccaaatatgctatagcgtgctattagcgttggaatagcgcgctattttttccatgGATTGGAATACATCTGATTTATGCTTCTATTACAGAGAATAAAAATATTTCTTCTATATGTAAGACGAGGTCAACTATACACAACAAAATTCATTGTCAAGGAGGTCAGTAGTAGGACACCACCATAATTATTATATTTAAATTCTGCAAAGTACAATATCGACCCGATGTAAACTGAAAAATCTTTTGAAACCTGTTCCTAAGTGAATCAAGTGAGGGCTGTCCATGTCGCTCCTTAGGTTTCTTTTTCATCCCCTTCATTGGGGCATGCATGCACATAACCTCGTTCTTCTTCTAATTGAATAGCAGAACaacttcttttgcttcacaaaaaagAAGTGAAACAGGTGGTGATCTACCTGGCGCATGTTGCAATCTACTCCCATTATAATTATTGTAGAATCTTTTGTTTCAGTTCTTTATTAAAGTAGGTTTAAGAATGATATATCTCTAAGTTTATTTTAGATCCGATACCTTAGATCTCTTACACCTTGTCCTCTGTTTATTCCAAATCATAGATATACCCTGCTCCATACCAAGGATGAGAATAGAGCATGATATTttgaataacaagattgcagtatTATCTCATTTCTAGGTCTACCAGTTTTCTGTAAGGGAAGTTATTTGCAGCTTATCTTGCTAGAGAAGATGAGGAAGAAATTTACAGGTCTAGTTTTAGTGGATTGCTGTTTCCACTtctgtttgtatttttttttgtttttcgttTTTCTGCATAACTACTGCAAATTTCCTCACTAGGCCTTGAGTTTTTCATCAGATACACAAAAGTTACATACATATCCTCTATGCAAAGATAACTATAAATATCACAAAGTTAACCGAATTAACTTACTAGTGATTAAATACTTCCGTTTGGATGTTAATTTGTTAAAGGAGTCATTGGTTAGTCCAAGGAGTCTATCTAGTGTGATTGTGTGCATCAAGGCTGAGGTTAGCTTGAGCAAAGCGGGAGTATACAAATTGTTCATTTATGGGTTAGCAATTGCCTTGCAGCAACTACGGAAATATTTGCTTGGTGGCTAGGACGATGCTTGACGCAGGAAAGGTGGTTCAGGTGTGTAATGACGCTCTATCTTTTGTCCTTGTTTCAGTTTAGCAGAAGTTTGTATAAAAAAATTGCAGCACAAATAGCACTTAGCCAgttttttgtttccttttgaATTTCAGGGACACATATGGACATTTTTGCGATATCCTGTCAAGATCTCGACGTGGGCTGATTTGAGCTGGTGCTTTCCAAAAGTAGTGGGATGGAATTGGCCAGGATGGTTAGACATAATTGGGCTTCTTGTCCAGATAGAAAAGCAACTCATTTAGATATCATTCCGTTGTTATCCGTGTCAACAAATAATTCGAAATACCTCGACTTTTTCAGAACAGGTCCGAGTCAAATAGCAATGATTCGAAGCACTTCTTTTTCCATTATACTATTTCGGAAACCTAAGGACTCGATCGTATGGATATGGAAAATATAGGATTTCCGATCCTAGCGGGAAAAGGAGGGAAACGGATACTCAATTTAAAGTGAGTAAACAGAATTCCATACTCGATCTCATAGATCCCTATAGAATTCTGTGGAAAGCCGTATTCGATTAAAGTCGTATGTACGGCTTGGAGGGAGATCTTTCCTATCTTTCGAGATCCACCCTACAATATGGGgtcaaaaagccaaaaaaataagTGATTTTAGCCCTTATAAAAAGAAAACGGATTCTTGAACCTCTTTCACGCTCATGTCACGTCGAGGTACTGCAGAAAAAAGAACTGCAAAATCCGATCCTATTTTTCGTAATCGATTAGTTAACATGGTGGTTAACCGTATTATGAAAGACGGAAAATATATCCTGAAAGGTAAATATCCTTCCATGTCTAAATGTAAAAATCTAGTTACTTTTCTATAAAAAAATCACTTGTCTCTCTTGCTAGCGATGAAAGAACCAAGAAAACATTATCATCATTTCTTTAACTTTGATTATGAGTCCATTAAATTCGGTACATAGACTCTCGGATAGCACTCTTGGCAATCAATTAATCTCGGATACTTAGCTGCTTAGTTTTAATTTAGTGTCATCATGTGCAAATTTTCTTTTGAGCATGACCTGGATTATAACTGCTTATTTCAGTTCAATTCATGGCGTTCTTGTAGTATTCCACCGTTAGTAGCTTCGATCATCAGGGTGTCAAGTTCCTTATTTAGAAATCAAAATGAAAACAGGGTATCCATGTGCACTGTACTGTGGTAAGTCTGACACTAGATATCTTTACCGGTATATTGGAGTTATGCATTGTCTTAATACTTGAATAAGATGATATAACCCATCGAGAGTAACCCCTGGGTTCTATACGAACTATGGAATCCGATGAACACTGCCGTAGTTCATTTTCCTTCGGTAGCTCCAATAACGACAACCAAATTAGTGCAAAAaattggctcatgatttccttggtTCAACTCAAACCGTTTTTTAACACCCCTGGTAACAATATGTTTGTCCATAGAACCGTCGGTACACTGAAAGCTTGTTTCTCCTTTTCAAGCCAGACAATGCAATTTTTGTTCGACAACTACGCCGGATCAGTTTCAGAGAAAAATAATGTAATTTATGCAGAGATGGAATGTTGGACTTGCTACAGCACATTTCTATGTGTATCTGAAAAACATGAATCTCATGCCCCATTTCAGTGCATATATAAAACCATTTCATTTCTTCAGAAGTAACTGGACAACACCAAATATCCAAATCAAGCTCTGCCTTTCGTCAACATAATTTAGGGAAGTCCATCAGTAAACAATGGGATTGCCCTTTTTCTTGCCAGATTTGGATGTTGTTCTTCAAGCTTTATTTTACGTACATCTTGTGACGGAACAACCAATCCATGTGGCAATATCATTTGCAGCAAGCATTTATCTGATTTACTACTTAGTCCTAATTTTACTTGTAACAGACTCACATTATATAAGAGCTAACAAAATGGGCCAGTCAAGTACAGGACATGATACATGTCATTTCATCACCTTCCTCCTGATAGATCAGATATAGCGCCGATGCTAACCACTGACGATGGTGCCGATGCCATTATATGCGGGTTGCCTTTGTTTTTCAGTAGGGCCATCACATTGAAGCTCAGATGCGCCGGCGCCAACTCCGGGATAGGCATGTCTCCATCGAGATACTCCATGACATGTTGCATTCTTGGCCTTGCATTGTTGTAAGGGTGAGAGCACAAAAGCCCAAGCTTCAGCACAAGGGACACCTCGTCGACGTCGTAGTCACCTTGCAACCTTGGATCCACCGTCTTGAGGAGCGTCCCGCCATGCCAATGCTCCAGCGCCCAGTCAACCAACAGAAACTGGTCGCCTTGTGAGTCTTCCCTGATAGGCCTTAGTCCACATGTAACCTCGAGGAGGAACGTCCCAAAAGCAAACACATCTGTAGGAGGTGACGCCTTGCCCGTGCGTACTAGCTCCGGGGCCATGTAACCCATGGTGCCAACCATATGTGTGGTTTGGGGGTCGGTGCCATGGTCGTACAGCCTTGAGAGGCCGAAATCACCGAGCCGCCCGTTCATTTCTTCGTCGAGGAGCACGTTGCTTGCCTTGATGTCCCGGTGAATGACAATTTTCTCCCACTTGTCATGAAGGTACAGCAACCCAGATGCAATGCCTTTGATGATCTGAAACCTATGCTCCCAGTTCAGTACTGGCTTTTGTCCTTCGTAATGCAGATATTTATCAAGGCTTCCATTTGGCATGTAGCTGTACACCAAAAGAAGTTCTCCTTTTCTCCGGCAGTAACCAAGTAACTGCACGAGGTTACGGTGTCGGATGTGGCCGATACTGACAACCTCAGCGACAAACTCCTTCATGCCCTGCCTCGACTCGTGGGACACCCTCTTCACAGCAACCTCCAATCTGGATGTCGGAAGCACTCCTCTATACACCCTGCCGAACCCACCTGCGCCGAGTAGGTGCCTGTCGTCGAATCCATCGGTCGCATGGAACAAATCCTTGTAGGAGAACCGATGTGGTCCAAACTGGACCTCCCAATCTTCTCTTAGCTCAGCGTACCTCAATCTCTTTCGTACAAGTAGAACCACGCCCATGCCCAGAGCAAGGAGGAATGCTGCAACAGCAACTGGTGTCAGGATTTCCTGGACCTTGGATCTTCGCTTGGAGCCAAGACGAGGCAGCTTCGGCAGGTTAGCGATGTCGATGGCCGGAGCTGGTCTGTTGATGCCGAAGCTCCAGCCAAGAATGTAGTGCCGGGAGTTGATCGGGCCGGTCGCAGAAGAGAAGCCGATGTACGCTTGCTCCATTAGCACGTCGGAGAGGTTGTACGTGGCAGAGACGAGTGGCCTTGCTGGTTTGGACATCTGGATGGGAGCAATGGTGACGTCAATCCGTGCGAGCTCTCCGTCATAATCCAGCCACGCCCGCATAACATCCCCGCTGATGAGGCTCATGCTCTGGAAGCTGTTGTTCTCGCTGGTACCGTAGTAGCCAGCAGCGTGCGACTGCACGGAGCGAAGACCGTTGATGTTCACACCGACATGGTTGTTGTCGATGTCCTCGAACTCGATGTTATGCATGGTGTCGAGCTCAGCAGCGAAGATGTGGTTGCTGGCGTTTCCGTTGTTGTCGATGTTGGCGAGGCCCATGTACTGGGCCGCAAGAGCGGTGGAGAAATCCTTGCTCGGCGCGATGACGAAAGCGATGCCATGGCAGCTCAGGTTGGGGTAGGTGGTGAGGATGCCGAACGCGAAGGAGGTGGAGAAGGACTGCACCGCGCCTCCGGGCAACCGGCGGAGACGGAATGGAACCGGGAAGAAGGCGTGGCCTTTGAGCTGCACGGCACCATTGGTCAGCTCAAGGAGGCCTTCCTGCGTGACCGTGGCCGTGCCGTCGAGGCTGAGGTTGGCACCTTGGAAGCCGGAGAAGACGAAGTGGTCATCGGCCGCAGCACTGAAGGCCACGAATTGGAATCCATGGTAGAGAAGGATCGGTAGGAGGAAGTGAAAAATCTTCATTGGCAGCGCTACAAGCTAGATTGTGTGGAGTATCTAGAAGCCGCCTAGCTATCTACCCGGCCCACACGTACGCCTTGGCCGAAGAAGTTGCACTTGCTAAAAGTTTAATCTTCAGACGTCTCTACGACTACGACTAAACTACGCATCGCTGTCTGAAATTTCCTTGTCGCCTACGTGTTGCAGCTATTCTGTATTTCTGTCTCTGGTCTGAATTTCCGCACAAATTTCTTTGTTGTGTTGCATTGTCTACGCTTGCCAATCAATCCCAACAGTTAATTATCGACCACAAAATCAGAAACACTTACGTAGCTAGATATGCGTGTAGAATATAGATTCTCTTTGTTCGTTATATAAAAAACGAGTAAGTTTAAACCATTATGCTCATTGTCAAGCAATGAAAGCGACGGCACAACTTGATAGCTGCTCACATTGATCGGTAGTCATGTCactcatgtatgcatgtgaagGATCGAGACCAAAAACAATCAGAGGTACAGGTGCCAAGTCAAGTGACGTATGACATTGAAGTTACTCTGACTAGTTTGGGGCTGCTAAGCTTTGTTGCGTTGAAGTTGTGTTGTTGTTATGTTTGATAGATCTCCTAGATCAACTAGCCTAGATCTTAATCGCTAGTTACCATATCTCTGTAACGAATTGTATTCATGTACTGTGAGGAGGGAGAGATACCAAGACTGCTGTGATGTTTACCTTGTCACTTGGAGGAGGAACTCGCCGATCTGGAcatggcgaggacggcggtgtgtGGGCGcgaggggtggcggcggagcttcccgtcggcactgcactaaccctaatcggtgggtcgtctggtggggcgagtggcagctcaggGCAACCTCGTGTCGAGTGCCACCAGCCCCCACCACTGTATATagtgcaggcgacaggggcccaccaaccagctaacggttgggcgcccccgatcagggcgcggtcaaagggcacgtcgagccgttgggctcgaACGTGCTGGAGATCAACCTAACATTCTCCCCTTTGATCTCAACtttacttttaactttatactttcattttattcatttcattttggatcagtacatagggcatgtttcatcgtcacagctctattgccgatagaatcagacagccacaatatacttctctgttttgaaacaaattcttttacttttgggcctcttatgattcaggataggtaagactttcccttaaacccatgccggctacgtgctccttgaacacgctgggtggtaagcctttcgttagcggatccgcaagcatatcttttgtccttatatgctcgagacttattgtttgatcctggaccttgtgtttcacaacataatacttaacctcaatcggtttcgtagcattactcgacttgttgttgcgAGCATAGAATACTGCAGGCTtattgtcgcagtacatctttagtggtttgtcaatacaatctaccactttcaagtcgggtataaatttctttaaccataatgcctgccccgtggcttcataacatgctataaattctgcatacatcg includes these proteins:
- the LOC124675485 gene encoding L-type lectin-domain containing receptor kinase SIT2-like codes for the protein CTTPEGLLELTNGTVQLKGHAFFLAPFRLSRFPGGSVKSFSASFVFGIITAYPNLSCHGIALVVAPSKNFTSTLAGQYMGLANIDNNGNASNHIFAAELDTMQNIEFEDIDNNHIGVNINGLRSVRSHAAGYYINSENERFQSMSLISGDVMQVWVDYTEEIAQIDVTIAPVKMSKPARPLVSAMYNLFGVLTEQAYIGFSSATGPINSRHYILGWSFGINQPAPPVNIAKLPKMPRLDSKPRSKVQEILTPVAVATFLLALGIVAVLFLRKRLRYAELREDWEVELGPHRFSYKDLYHATDGFSEKHLLGVGGFSKVYKGVLQTSRLEIAVKRVPHESRQGIKEFVAEVVSIGHIRHRNVVELLGYCRRKGELLLVYGYMPNGSLDKYLHYELGKPVLSWAHRFQIIKGVASGLLYLHEKWEKVVIHRDVKASNVLLDKEMNGRLGDFGLSRLYDHGTDAQTTHMVGTMGYMAPELVRMGKASPPTDVFAFGTFLLEVTCGQRPIREDARGGQFLLVDWVLEHWHGGTLLETVDPRLLEDYDAYEVSLVLKLGLLCSHPYNNARPSMQQVMEYLDRDTPVPELASAHLSFNVMAVLKNKGFDPHIMAYPPSLVVSIGTISDLSGGR
- the LOC124675484 gene encoding L-type lectin-domain containing receptor kinase SIT2-like, giving the protein MKIFHFLLPILLYHGFQFVAFSAAADDHFVFSGFQGANLSLDGTATVTQEGLLELTNGAVQLKGHAFFPVPFRLRRLPGGAVQSFSTSFAFGILTTYPNLSCHGIAFVIAPSKDFSTALAAQYMGLANIDNNGNASNHIFAAELDTMHNIEFEDIDNNHVGVNINGLRSVQSHAAGYYGTSENNSFQSMSLISGDVMRAWLDYDGELARIDVTIAPIQMSKPARPLVSATYNLSDVLMEQAYIGFSSATGPINSRHYILGWSFGINRPAPAIDIANLPKLPRLGSKRRSKVQEILTPVAVAAFLLALGMGVVLLVRKRLRYAELREDWEVQFGPHRFSYKDLFHATDGFDDRHLLGAGGFGRVYRGVLPTSRLEVAVKRVSHESRQGMKEFVAEVVSIGHIRHRNLVQLLGYCRRKGELLLVYSYMPNGSLDKYLHYEGQKPVLNWEHRFQIIKGIASGLLYLHDKWEKIVIHRDIKASNVLLDEEMNGRLGDFGLSRLYDHGTDPQTTHMVGTMGYMAPELVRTGKASPPTDVFAFGTFLLEVTCGLRPIREDSQGDQFLLVDWALEHWHGGTLLKTVDPRLQGDYDVDEVSLVLKLGLLCSHPYNNARPRMQHVMEYLDGDMPIPELAPAHLSFNVMALLKNKGNPHIMASAPSSVVSIGAISDLSGGR